Part of the Myxococcaceae bacterium JPH2 genome, CCGACACGTCCGTGTCGCGCCGGCACATCTCCGTGCGCAACGACGGCTCGGGCTGGATGGTCAGCGACCTGGGCTCGGGCAACGGCACGATGGTCAACGGCGAGCCCATCTCCGAGGAGACGTTGCTGGCCAACGGGGACACCATCACCCTGGGCGACACGGAGCTGTCGTTCCAGGACGCCGCGAACTCCACGGCGATGGTGGCGCCCCCGGCACCTTCCCGGCCGCGTCCGACCGCGGGCGGGCGTCCCGCGGGGGGCGTGCCGCCTCGGCCTGGTGCTCGTCCCGAGGGCCGGGTGCGTCCGCAGGCGCGTGGAACCAACGTCGAGCAGCTCAGCCCCGAGGCGCAGCGCAAGCGGACCCGGCTGAAGCTCTTGGCCGCGGGCGTGGTGGTGGTGCTCTTCGCGGGCCTGGGCGTGGTGCGCATGCGCGTGCGCCAGCAGGAGTCGCTGGAGGCTCAGCGCGCGATGGCGGAGAAGGGCCGCCGTGAGGAACTCAGCTCCTTCTTCCAGGATGCGAAGAACCTGGTTCGCGAAGGGCGCTGGCAGGAGGCCCGCACGAAGCTGGAGGAACTCCAGGCGCAGGCGCCGGACTACCCCGGCGTGGCGGACTACCTGAAGGCCGCCGACAAGGAGATCCCCAACCAGACGCACCTGACCGCTGTCACCGAGGCGGTGAAGAAGGGGGAGCTGGCCAAGGCCACGGCCGAGCTGGCGAAGGTGGGCTCGGACACGCAGCTCTACGAGCAGGTGAAGACCGCGCGCAAGTCGCTGGTCGAGGCCGCCGACAAGCGCGCTCGCGAGGCGCGGGCGCTGCAGGACTCGAAGGCGCTGGAGAACATGGAGAAGGCGAAGGCCATCACGGACGACGTGCTGGCGGCCTTCCCGGAGCACCGCGACGCCAAGCTCATCAACGATGAAGCCGTGGTGGCCATCCGCATCGCGAAGGAGCCCAAGCCCACGGGGCCCGTCATCACACCCAAGCCCTGGGAGCCCGCGGTGGATCGCTTCCGCGATGGTGACCTGTCCGGCGCGGTGGCCATCCTCAATGCCTGCTCCGCTCGGCAGCCGCGCTGCAAGGGGTTGATGGGGCAGATGACGGAGTTCGGTGGCCTCTACAAGAAGCTGGAGGACCTGGACGCCAAGGGACTGTCGCGCCTGCTCTCGCTCGACAAGGACATCACCGACGGCAAGGGCAGCAAGATGGCGCGCAACGCGGGCACGCGCGCGGCCACCATCTTCTACAAGAGCGCCAGCGCGGCGAAGGCGTCGGGGCAGTGGGCTCGGGCCATGGAGTACGCGCGCAAGGCGCTCCAGGCGGACCCGGGACACGCGGGCGCGTCCAACATCGTCAACGACCTGAAGACGAAGGCCCGCGACCTGTACCTCCAGGCCTACTCCATCAAGGACTCGAGCCCCGAGGACGCGTTGCCCAAGTTCAAGGACGTCGTCTCGATGACGCCCGCGGACGACGAGTTCCACACCAAGGCGCAGGGCTGGGTCGAGAAGCTGTCGCGATGAAGAAGCGCAAGGGCGCGGGCGCCGAGTCGCCCCCACCAGTCGACCCGAACCAGGGCGACCTCTTTGGCACGTCGCTCCTGCCTCCGCTGCGTCCGGCACCGCGCGCGGCCTCGAAGAAGGCCGCCAAGGCGCCCACTCCAACGCCCGTGGCGAGCGCGGAGGAGGCGCCGCCCGCGGTGTCCGTGGCCGCGCCTGTCGTGGCCGTGCCCGTGGTGACGGCGGCGCCTGTGCCGGTGTCTCCTCGGGCGGAGCGCGTGGTGCTGTCGGTGGGCGAACTCACTCGACAGCTCAAGCATGCGCTGGAGTCTCGCTTCCCTCGCGTGCTGGTGCGCGGCGAGGTGTCTGGCTTCCGGGGCGCCAACGCGCGCGGCCACTGGTACTTCACGCTCAAGGACGCCGATGCGTCCATCGACACCAAGGTCTGGGCGTCGATGGCGGGTCGGCTGCGCTTCGCGCTGCGCGACGGCATGGAGGTGCTGGCCGAGGGCAGTGTGGACCTGTACGAGCCGCAGGGCCGCTACAGCCTCATCGTCCATCGGCTGGAGCCGGTGGGCGAGGGCGCGCTGGCGCTGGCCTTCGAGCAGCTCAAGGCGCGCCTTGCCGCCGAGGGGTTGATTGGCGACCGGCGCGTGCGGCTGCCTCGCCCGCTTCCGTTCCTGCCCCGGCGCGTGGGCGTGGTGACGAGCCGCACGGGCGCCGCGCTCCAGGACTTCCTGCGCGTGCTGCACTCGCGCAACCCGCGCATGGGCGTGCTGCTCGCGGACGCTCGGGTGCAGGGCGAGGGCTCGGCGGAGGAGGTGGCTCGCGCCATCGAGCGGCTGGGCCGCACCGACGTGGACGTCATCGTGGTGACGCGCGGCGGAGGCTCGGTGGAGGACCTCTGGACGTTCAACGAGGAGCGGGTGGCTCGGGCCATCTTCGCCTCGCGGGTCCCCGTGGTCTCGGCCATTGGCCACGAGATTGACTTCACCATCTCCGACTTCGTGGCGGACTGGCGCGCACCCACGCCCAGCGCGGCGGCCGAGCGGCTGTCCCCGGTGCTCGCGGACCTGGAGCTGAGCCTCGCCACGCAGGCGGGCCGGCTGCGGCGGGCCATGGAGCGCCGCGTCCTGGAGCTTCGTGAGCGACAGGGCTCGCTCGGGGCACGGCTGGCGGATCCCCGCCGCGCCATCAACCAGCAGCGCCTCCACTTGTCCGAGCAGGTGGAGTCGATGATGCGCGTGCTGCGCCCCTCCGTGCGAGAGCACCGCGAGCGCCTGCGCGCCCTGCACGAGCGGCTCCAGCGCGCCCGGCCTCAGGCTCGCCTGAGCGAGCAGCGCGCCCATCTGCACAAGCTGTCCCGCCGGCTGGCCGAGGCGGCGCGCGCGGGGGTGGCCCAGCGGCGCGGGGCCTTGGCGGATGCTCGGCTGGGGCTGGAGCGAGCGTCACCCACCGCGCAGGTGGCTCGCGAGCGGATGCGGCTTGCGGCCCAGCATGCCCGCCTGGTCGCGCTCCCGCGTCAATCGCTCTCCGAGGCGCGGAGGCGTTTCGAGACGCTGAGCGGGCGACTGGATGCGATGAGCCCGCTGAAGGTGATGTCGCGCGGGTACGCGGTGGCCTTCCGGCAGCGCGATGGTGCGGTGGTGCGCGCCGTCTCCGACGTGCAGGTGGGGGAGACGCTGGGTATCAAACTGGCCAACAACGGGGCGCAAACGTTGGGTGGCTGTGAGGAAATCGAAGCCACGGTCACGGCCGTGAAAGGGCCGGTGGACTGCTAGCGGGGCACCCTCTAGATTCCCGCGCCCCACAGGGGAGGTGGATGGCCGTGGCGAAGTCGGACAAGGCACCGAAGGTGGATGCATCCGCGGAGGCGGCGGTGCCGGAGCAATACGGGGATGTGGTGGCGCGCCTGGAGGAGACGGTGGCGCGGCTGGAGAGCGGGGACCTGTCCCTGGAGGCCTCGCTGAAGGCCTTCGAGGAGGGCATCCGATTGGTGCGCCGCGGCGAGAAGCTGCTCACCGAGGCCGAGCAGCGCATCGAGCAACTCCTGGTGGACGAGGACGGCAAGGACGTGGCGGCGCCGCTGGCGGTCGCGTCGCGCGCGGCCTCGGCGGTGGCCCCTCGGGCTCCCGCGGCGAAGCCCCCTCCCGAGGACGATGTTCCGTTCTAGGTGGAGCGGGTGGACGCCGGAATGTCGAAGCTGAAAATCACCATCGTCGACGACGACCGGGACACGCGCGACATGCTGTCGGTGGCCCTCGAGGAAGAGGGCTTCGACGTGACGTCGGCCGCCAACGGATTGAGGCTGATTGCCTCGCTCCAGTTGCACCGGCCGCACGCCATCCTCCTGGACGTGAACATGTCCTGGATTGACGGCTTCGAGCTGTGCCGGGCCGTGAAGAAGAACGAACACTTCCGGGACATCCCCATCATCTTCATCAGCGGGCGGGGAGACCCGGAGGACAAGCGGCGCGGCATGGAAGCAGGTGCCGCGGATTACTTCGTGAAGCCGCTGGACCTGGAGACGCTCGTGCGCCGCATCCGCGCGCTCATCCCGTCCCAGTCGGCAGAGGAGCCGTGAGGCCCATGTTCCCACTGGATTCGTTCCTTCGCGCGCAGCAGGAGCGCGTGGAGGCGCTGCTGAACGACCGCTCCGAGCGGCTCCGCCCGGCGGGGACACCTCCCCGCCTGTTGGAGGCCATGCGCTACTCCCTGATGGCGGGAGGCAAGCGTCTGCGGCCGGTGTTGTGCCTCACCTTCGCGGACACCGTGGCGCGCGCGAGCGTCGCCGCGCCCGCGGCCGAGGATGCGGCGTGCGCGCTGGAGTACGTGCACACGTACTCGCTCATCCATGACGACCTGCCGGCCATGGACGACGATGACCTGCGCCGGGGCCGTCCCACGAGCCACAAGGTGTACGGAGAGGCCATGGCCATCCTGGCGGGCGACGCGCTGCTCACCGAGGCGTTCACCCTGGTGGCCTCGGGGACCGAGCCCATGCGGGCCGCGCTGTGTGCCGAGCTGGCGCAGGCGGCCGGAGCGGCGGGCATGGTGGGCGGACAGGTGCTGGACATCGCCGAGGACCGGCCCGCGGAGCTGGACTACCTGCTGCGGCTGCATCGGCTGAAGACGGGCGCGCTCATCCGGGCCTCGTGCCGCATGGGCGTGCTGGCGGGCGGCGGTGATGCGCAGGCGTTGGCGCGCGCGGACATCTACGGCTCGGCGGTGGGGCTGGCGTTCCAGATCGCCGACGACGTGCTCGACGTGACGAGCAGCGCGGAGGTCATGGGCAAGCCGGTGGGCGCGGACGCCGAGGCCGGGCGCTTCACGTTCCCTGCCGTGCTGGGGCTGGAGGCCTCGCGGCGCATGGCGCGCGAGAAGGTGGACGAGGCGGTGGAGGCGGTGCGCTTCCTGGAGGGCGAGGACGGGCCGCTGGCGGCGCTGGCTCGCTTCACGGTGGAGCGGTCGTCCTGATGGCGGGGGTGCTGGCGCGGGTCGCCTCTCCCTCGGACGTGCGCGCGCTGCCCGAGGCGGAGCTGCCTCGGCTGTGCGAGGAGCTGCGCGAGGCCATCATCACCATTTGCGGCCGGGTGGGTGGACACCTGGGCGCGTCGCTGGGCGCGGTGGAGCTCATCGTCGCGCTGCACCGCGTGTTCCATTCGCCCTCGGACGCGCTCCTTTTCGACGTGGGCCATCAGGCCTACGCGCACAAGCTGCTCACCGGGCGCGCCGAGCGAATGCACACGCTGCGGCAGGAAGGGGGCATCGGCCCGTTCCTGGATCCGCGCGAGAGCCCGCACGACGCGTTGCTCGCGGGACACGCGTGCACGGCGGTGTCCGCGGCGCTGGGGTTGTTGGAAGGGCGCCGGCAGCTGGGCCATCGAGGCCACGTCGTGGCGGTGGTGGGCGATGGCGCGCTCACGGGTGGCCTGTCCTTCGAGGGGCTCAACAACGCGGGGGGCAGCCACCTGCCGCTCGTCGTCGTGGTGAACGACAACCAGATGTCCATCAGCGCCAACGTGGGCGCGGTGCCCGCGCTGCTGCGCACCCGCAACGCGCGGGCCTTCTTCGAGGCGCTCGGCTTCACGTACCTGGGGCCCGTGGATGGTCATGACCTGAGCGCGCTCGTGCCGGCCTTGCGTGAGGCTCGGTCCGCGTCCCGCCCCGTGGTGGTGCACGCCATGACGCGCAAGGGGCGCGGCTTTCCTCCCGCCGAGGCGGATGAGCAGACGCGCGGCCACGCCATGGGCCCATATGAGTGGCGCGACGGCAAGCTCGTGCGCTCGCGTGGAGGCCACCGCACGTTCAGTGAGGCCTTCGCCGCGGCGCTCGAGGACGCGATGGCGAAGGATCCTCGGGTGGTGGCGGTGACGCCGGCCATGCTGGAGGGCTCGGCGCTCACGGGGCTCAAGCGGCGCTTTCCGGACCGGGTCCACGACGTGGGCATCGCCGAGCAGCACGCCGTCACGTTCTGCGCGGGGCTGGCGGCGGCGGGCGCTCGGCCCGTGTGCGCCATCTACTCGACGTTCCTCCAGCGCGCGTACGATCAGATCATCCACGACGTGTGTCTCCCCGGGCTGCCGGTCGTCTTCGCGGTGGACCGCGCGGGGTTGGTGGGCGCGGACGGGGCCACGCATCAGGGGGCCTACGACGTGGCCTTCCTGCGCCCCATTCCGGGCCTGCGGCAGTGGGCGCCCGTGGTGGGAGAGGACCTGGGGCCCATGCTCCAGTCCGCGCTCGACGGCGGAGTCCCCGCGGTGCTGCGCTTCCCGCGCGGCACGTTGGTGCCCCTGCCGCCGGAGTTGAGCGCCGAGCCGACTGCGCCGACGGGCGCGCGGTGGCTGCGCCGCGTTCCGGACTCGCGCCTGACGCTGGTGACGCTGGGGCCTCTGGGGCTCGCGGCATTGGAGGCGGCGCGCGAGGAGCCCACGTGGAGCGTGCTGGATGCGCGGTGCGCGTGGCCGCTCGATGAGGCCGCGCTGCTCGAAGCCGCCGCGGGAGGCCACGTGGTGGTGGCCGAGGAAGGCACGGTGCGCGGAGGTCTGGGCAGCGCGGTGCTGGAGCTGTACGCGGCGGCGGGCGTGACGCCGCGCGTGCGCCTGGTGGGCCTGCCGGACCAGTTCATTCCCCACGGTGACGCACGCGTTCAGCGAGCGGAGCTGGGGTTGGATGCCGCGGGGCTGCGGCGCGCGGGCCAGGCCCTGCTGCGCGGAGAGGTCCTTCGATGAAGTCGAAGAAGGAGCGCCTGGACGTCCTGGTGGTGGAGCGCGGGCTGGCCGAGTCGCGCACCAAGGCGCATGCCCTCATCCTGGCCGGGCAGGTGGTGGTGGATGACCAGCGCGTGGACAAGCCCGGAGCGCAGGTGTCCGTCAGCGCCGAGCTGCGCCTCAAGGGCGAAGTGATGCCCTATGTGTCCCGAGGCGGGCTGAAGCTGAAGGCCGCGCTGGAGCAGTTCCAGCTTGACGTCACGGGGCGCGTGGGCGCGGACATCGGCGCGAGCACGGGCGGCTTCACGGACTGCCTGCTTCAACACGGTGTCGTGCGCGTGCACGCCATCGACGTGGGCTATGGCCAGCTTCACGAGAAGCTGCGCAAGGACCCTCGGGTGCGCTCGCGCGAGCGCGTCAACGCGCGCTACCTCACGGAAGAGGACCTGCCGGAGAAGGTGAGCGTCGTCGTCATCGACGTGAGCTTCATCTCGCTCACGCAGGTGCTGCCCTCGGTGCTGCCCTACCTGGAGTCGGGTGGCCTGCTCGTCGCGCTGGTGAAGCCGCAGTTCGAGGTGGGCCCGGACAAGGTGGGCAAGGGCGGGGTAGTGCGAGACGCCGTCGCGCGCCAGGAGTGCATCGACGCGATGACGGCGTTCGTGGGCACGCAGGGGCTCGCCGTGCGCGGGTGGATGGACTGCCCCGTCCCCGGGCCCGCTGGCAACGTGGAAGCGCTCCTCGTCGCCGAGCGGGCCTGAGGGCCGACCCGTTACGGGTGGACCTGGCGGTACTGGGACAGCTTGAGGGCCTGGACCAGCTTGTTGCCCACGCGGATCCACAGGCGGCCGTCGTCATCCACCGAGGCGGCGAGGCTGCTGGCCACCTCGTAGCGGAAGACCTCGCCCAGCTCGGCCGAGTCCACGCCGACAATCTCCACCGGCAAGGTGGCCGGGCCCGTCGCGCTGCGGGCCGGGCCGTTCAGCAAGTAGAACTCGGAGCTGGTGGAGCGGCTCGTCTGGACCTGGAGGATGCGCAGCGAACCGCTGGCGTCCACGGAGAGCCCGCCCTTGTTCTTGATGGTGCCGCTGGCGGTGTCGAGGAACCAGACGCGCTGGGCGCTGATGACGGCCAGTCGCGTGCCGGCGGCGTAGGGGATGAGGGCCGAGATGGTGCCGGGCAGGGTTCCACGGGTCCACTTCTGGTTGGTGCCCGCGCAGCCGTCCTGGCTGGTGATGCAGGCCATGACCTTGGACTGGTTGTTGGCCTGCACGAAGCCGATGTAGGCGACAGCGCCATCGGGACTGAAGGCCACGGTGGGGACGTTCTCCAGCTTGCCATTGTACTCAGCGAGGGCGTGCTCGGTGACGACGGCGCCCGTGGCACCGTTGAGCTGCGTGACGACGACCTGGAGGATGTCGGTGGTGCCCTTCTGTCGGGAGACCCCGAAGAGCACGTCGGCGCCGCGCTCGATGGGCAGCGCGGCCGTCTTATCGAAGAGGGTGGGTGCGTACGTCCACGTGAAGCTGCCGCTCGAGGCGGTGTGCTGCAGGCGCGAGACGCGGGTGACGCCCTCGGTGATGAGCGCGTCGCCGTTGGACATGACGGACAGTCCCTCGATGTCGAGGCCCGAGGACGTGCGCCCGGTGATGACGAAGTTGTCGTCCACCGCGAGCGCGCCCGAGCCCGGCGTCCACACCCAGCGCTTGCCGGAGGCCTCGTTGCGCGGCGTGACGACGGTGTCCGGGTTGCAGACGATGTCCATGTCCACCGTCTTGAGGACGGTGCCCGCCGAGTCCACGCGGTAGAGCGTGGACTGCCCCGTCGCGGGATTGCCGCAGCCGATGAAGTTGACCTTGGTGCCCCGGCCCTCGGCGAGGAACAGGTCCGTGACGACCTGCTCGCCCTTGGGGTCGGTGATGAGCTGCTCCACCGGGAAGAACGTCGCGGACTGGGGCTGCGAGACGTTCTTGCGCCCGTCCGAGCAGGTGGCCTGCGCCTTGAGGGCCAGGCTGGCCGCGATGCCGCTGGTGTACTTGATGTCGTTGGAGGCCAGCTCCAGCGGCGTATCCGGGCCCGAGTAGGTGAACGTCTTGAGGAACGTGTCGCGGTCGTAGAGGGACAGCTCCGCCACCTTGTCGCAGCCGGACACGGTGACAGTGACCTTCAGCGAGCGGGCCGCCGTGTTGGGCTCGGGGATGGTGAGCGAGACCTGGGGCGGGTCCGGCTGGGCAGGCGGCTTGGGGTCACCGCAGGCGGTGGCCCCCACCAGGGCGAGGCTCAGGAGCGAGGTGCGCAGCGCGCGACGGGATAGGAGTGCGGGGTGCATGGCCTCGCACTCTATCGCCGCGCCGCGTGGCCGGCATCACCGGTCCAGGATGAGCAACTCCACGCGGCGGTTCAGCTCCCGGCCCCTCGGGGTGAGGTTGGGTGCCACCGGCCGGCTGTCGCCGTAGCCCTCCGACTCCAGGCGCGTCGCGTCGATGCCCGCCCGAGCCAGCGCGCTCACCACGGCCTTCGCCCGGTCCTTGGAGAGCTGGAGGTTGGCATCCTTGTCGCCCTGGTTGTCCGTGTGGGCCTCCACCCGCACGCGGTGGTTGCCCGCGCGCACGAGTACGTCCACCACCTGGGCCAGCACCGCGTCGTTGTCCGGCAGGAGCAGGGCCTTTCCGTCCGCGAAGTGCAGCGGCTGGAGCAGCTCCAGCTTGTTGTCCTTGATGCTCACGAGCCGCTTCTTCGGCTCCGGCTCCAGGTCGAACGCGAGCGACAAGGGCGTGCCCTCCGCCACCTGCACGGTGCGCGTCTGCGCCAGGTAGCCCGGCGCGGTGACGACGGCCACGTAGGTGCCCGCAGGCAGCTCCGCGACACTGGGGCTGGAGGCGGACTCGGACATGGCGAGCTGCGCCGGCTTCGGGCCTTGGAGCGCCACGGTCGCCGTCACGGGCTTCTTCTTCGACGCCACCGAGACGGAGACCTGGGCGGGGCGTGCCTCACGCTGCAGCGTCAGCTCCACCACGGACTTCTCTCCGGGCTGCAGGATGAGTTCACGCGTCAGCGGGTGGTAGCCCTCCTTGCGCACGAGCAGCTTCACCGCGCCGGGCGTCAGCTCGTACGTGAGGAACCGGCCGGCCTCGGTGTCCGTGGCCACGGGCGGCAGGCCCGCCACCGCGACGAGGACGCCGCCCACCGGCTTGTGGGTTTCCGCATCCATCACCGTCCCCGACACCTGCGCGAGCTTGGGCGCGGGCGGTGCCACCTTTCGCTCGCGAACCTGCTCCACCACCTTCGTCGGCTCATGCCCCAGCACGTCCACCGTGTAGGCCGCGCCCACCACGAGGTTGAACGGCGGCACGGGCGCCACGCCCATGCCCACGTTTCGCTGGAGGCCGAATTCGGCGGCAGCGGTGAACGAGAGGTCCTTGAGGGCGGTGACTCGGGCGCCCAGGCCGAGCACCTGGGGCGCGACGCTGCCGGAGGACAAGGTGCGCCCATCCGGGGAGACGAGCGGACCGCCCGTGCCGAGCGGCTGCGCGCGGCTGTACTCCAGGAAGGGTGTCACCCCGGGGAGCGGCACCTCCACGCCGAGCGCGAGCGCCAGCCGGCTGTACCGGTTGATGCCCAGCGCGTACTCCTCCGAGGCGTTCAGCTTCGCGTCGTCCGCCAGACTCTGGGTGCCGTCGAACAGCAGGCCCAGGTTGGCGTGCACGCGCAGGGGCAGACGCGCATCGACCTCGTGCAGGTCATATGTGCCCACCAGCCTGGGCGCGAAGCCCCACGCGGTCTTGTCCACGGACGCATCCCCCACGCCCGAGAACGTCATCATGCGCACGTCGATGCCAGCCCAAAGTCCCGGCATCCACTGGCGCGAGGCGCGCGCTCCGAAGGTCACGTCGCCGAGCGCCTGGATGAGGCGCGGCGAGGTGCGCGAGTTGGTGTTGGCGGAGGCCGAGTAGGCCGCGAAGGCCTGGAGGAACTCCACGGGGGTGTACGCCAGCGAGAACGTCCCGGACGTGCGCGAGTTCGTCGCGTCGCGGACCGGGAAGTCGCTGCCGTGGGAGTACTCGCCCACCACGCCGAAGCGGAGCAGTCCGGGCGACCCCAGATCGGCGCCGGCGATGCGCAGCAGACCCACCCCGCCCGTGCTGGTGGAGCCTCGGCGCAGGTTGCGCGGATCCGTCCAGGCGTTGTGAAGGGTGGCCGGGCTGTGAGGTTCGTTGCCGGCGACGACGACCTCTCGCGTGGAGATGATCTCCGCGTCGTTCTCGGTGCGGGCGCTCGCGGGGAGCGCGCCGGGGGATTGGCTGGATGCCCGGCGGCCGGGCGACCCAGCAGCCTGGGCTTGGGTGGGGAAGGAAGTCGTCTCGTCGACGTTCTGGGCCCGAGCCGGGCCCGCCGTGCAGACGACCGAGGCCGTCAGGCACAAAGAGGGCACGACGAGACCCTGACGAAGGATTCTAGGGACACGCACGGCGAGCGAGTATATGTCGCGCCCCTTCTCTCACAATTCCCGCCAGGGAGGATCCGCCCGCATGCTGGCTCGCGGACGGGTTAGACGGCATGATCCGGATTCGACCATGACGCCTTACGCACCCACAGGGTTTCAGCAGCGCTCCCATCTGGCCCGCGCGGGCGGGGAGGCGCCGTGAGGATTGACCTCCTGGCGGAGCAGCGCGGCCGTGTCCTGGTGCTGGCGGAGAAGGGCCCGGGCGCCGCGTTGCTGGAGCGGCTCACCGCGAGTGGCTACCAGTGCGCCGCCGCCGAGAAGGCCACGGGCCTGGAAGAGGTGGTGGATCAACTCCAGCCCGAGGTGGTGCTGCTCGCGGTGACGGCCAAGCGGGCCGCGGCGCTGCTGGAGTCGGTGCGCAAGGTGGACAAGCTCCAGCGCTTGCCGGTGCTGGTGGACCAGGGGCGCACGCGCTCGGCGGGGGCGTTCAAGGAACTGGCGGTGGACGACTTCGTTCGCGGCGCGGACGAGCTGGTGCCTCGGCTGGAGTCCGCCCTGCGCGCGTGGCGGCTGCGGGAGCGCGAGGAGCGGATCCGCCTGCGCATGGGCATGCTGCTGGAGATCACCCAGGCGGCGACCAGCTCGCTGGAACTGGAGGAGATCCTCCGCATCGCCGTGGAGAAGGTGGGGCGGGTGACGGGCACGGACCGCTGCTCGGTGGTGCTCGTG contains:
- a CDS encoding TlyA family RNA methyltransferase, producing MKSKKERLDVLVVERGLAESRTKAHALILAGQVVVDDQRVDKPGAQVSVSAELRLKGEVMPYVSRGGLKLKAALEQFQLDVTGRVGADIGASTGGFTDCLLQHGVVRVHAIDVGYGQLHEKLRKDPRVRSRERVNARYLTEEDLPEKVSVVVIDVSFISLTQVLPSVLPYLESGGLLVALVKPQFEVGPDKVGKGGVVRDAVARQECIDAMTAFVGTQGLAVRGWMDCPVPGPAGNVEALLVAERA
- the xseB gene encoding exodeoxyribonuclease VII small subunit, whose amino-acid sequence is MAVAKSDKAPKVDASAEAAVPEQYGDVVARLEETVARLESGDLSLEASLKAFEEGIRLVRRGEKLLTEAEQRIEQLLVDEDGKDVAAPLAVASRAASAVAPRAPAAKPPPEDDVPF
- a CDS encoding FHA domain-containing protein codes for the protein MSNGSPPARRRPTSGTPSGGTGQRPAARRPASGASGARPSAAPRSSPRLVVTAGPKEGEEFVLDGTEYVIGRSTDNPICIADTSVSRRHISVRNDGSGWMVSDLGSGNGTMVNGEPISEETLLANGDTITLGDTELSFQDAANSTAMVAPPAPSRPRPTAGGRPAGGVPPRPGARPEGRVRPQARGTNVEQLSPEAQRKRTRLKLLAAGVVVVLFAGLGVVRMRVRQQESLEAQRAMAEKGRREELSSFFQDAKNLVREGRWQEARTKLEELQAQAPDYPGVADYLKAADKEIPNQTHLTAVTEAVKKGELAKATAELAKVGSDTQLYEQVKTARKSLVEAADKRAREARALQDSKALENMEKAKAITDDVLAAFPEHRDAKLINDEAVVAIRIAKEPKPTGPVITPKPWEPAVDRFRDGDLSGAVAILNACSARQPRCKGLMGQMTEFGGLYKKLEDLDAKGLSRLLSLDKDITDGKGSKMARNAGTRAATIFYKSASAAKASGQWARAMEYARKALQADPGHAGASNIVNDLKTKARDLYLQAYSIKDSSPEDALPKFKDVVSMTPADDEFHTKAQGWVEKLSR
- a CDS encoding response regulator, with the protein product MSKLKITIVDDDRDTRDMLSVALEEEGFDVTSAANGLRLIASLQLHRPHAILLDVNMSWIDGFELCRAVKKNEHFRDIPIIFISGRGDPEDKRRGMEAGAADYFVKPLDLETLVRRIRALIPSQSAEEP
- a CDS encoding 1-deoxy-D-xylulose-5-phosphate synthase; this encodes MAGVLARVASPSDVRALPEAELPRLCEELREAIITICGRVGGHLGASLGAVELIVALHRVFHSPSDALLFDVGHQAYAHKLLTGRAERMHTLRQEGGIGPFLDPRESPHDALLAGHACTAVSAALGLLEGRRQLGHRGHVVAVVGDGALTGGLSFEGLNNAGGSHLPLVVVVNDNQMSISANVGAVPALLRTRNARAFFEALGFTYLGPVDGHDLSALVPALREARSASRPVVVHAMTRKGRGFPPAEADEQTRGHAMGPYEWRDGKLVRSRGGHRTFSEAFAAALEDAMAKDPRVVAVTPAMLEGSALTGLKRRFPDRVHDVGIAEQHAVTFCAGLAAAGARPVCAIYSTFLQRAYDQIIHDVCLPGLPVVFAVDRAGLVGADGATHQGAYDVAFLRPIPGLRQWAPVVGEDLGPMLQSALDGGVPAVLRFPRGTLVPLPPELSAEPTAPTGARWLRRVPDSRLTLVTLGPLGLAALEAAREEPTWSVLDARCAWPLDEAALLEAAAGGHVVVAEEGTVRGGLGSAVLELYAAAGVTPRVRLVGLPDQFIPHGDARVQRAELGLDAAGLRRAGQALLRGEVLR
- a CDS encoding polyprenyl synthetase family protein, translating into MFPLDSFLRAQQERVEALLNDRSERLRPAGTPPRLLEAMRYSLMAGGKRLRPVLCLTFADTVARASVAAPAAEDAACALEYVHTYSLIHDDLPAMDDDDLRRGRPTSHKVYGEAMAILAGDALLTEAFTLVASGTEPMRAALCAELAQAAGAAGMVGGQVLDIAEDRPAELDYLLRLHRLKTGALIRASCRMGVLAGGGDAQALARADIYGSAVGLAFQIADDVLDVTSSAEVMGKPVGADAEAGRFTFPAVLGLEASRRMAREKVDEAVEAVRFLEGEDGPLAALARFTVERSS
- the xseA gene encoding exodeoxyribonuclease VII large subunit, which codes for MKKRKGAGAESPPPVDPNQGDLFGTSLLPPLRPAPRAASKKAAKAPTPTPVASAEEAPPAVSVAAPVVAVPVVTAAPVPVSPRAERVVLSVGELTRQLKHALESRFPRVLVRGEVSGFRGANARGHWYFTLKDADASIDTKVWASMAGRLRFALRDGMEVLAEGSVDLYEPQGRYSLIVHRLEPVGEGALALAFEQLKARLAAEGLIGDRRVRLPRPLPFLPRRVGVVTSRTGAALQDFLRVLHSRNPRMGVLLADARVQGEGSAEEVARAIERLGRTDVDVIVVTRGGGSVEDLWTFNEERVARAIFASRVPVVSAIGHEIDFTISDFVADWRAPTPSAAAERLSPVLADLELSLATQAGRLRRAMERRVLELRERQGSLGARLADPRRAINQQRLHLSEQVESMMRVLRPSVREHRERLRALHERLQRARPQARLSEQRAHLHKLSRRLAEAARAGVAQRRGALADARLGLERASPTAQVARERMRLAAQHARLVALPRQSLSEARRRFETLSGRLDAMSPLKVMSRGYAVAFRQRDGAVVRAVSDVQVGETLGIKLANNGAQTLGGCEEIEATVTAVKGPVDC
- a CDS encoding OmpA family protein, whose protein sequence is MISTREVVVAGNEPHSPATLHNAWTDPRNLRRGSTSTGGVGLLRIAGADLGSPGLLRFGVVGEYSHGSDFPVRDATNSRTSGTFSLAYTPVEFLQAFAAYSASANTNSRTSPRLIQALGDVTFGARASRQWMPGLWAGIDVRMMTFSGVGDASVDKTAWGFAPRLVGTYDLHEVDARLPLRVHANLGLLFDGTQSLADDAKLNASEEYALGINRYSRLALALGVEVPLPGVTPFLEYSRAQPLGTGGPLVSPDGRTLSSGSVAPQVLGLGARVTALKDLSFTAAAEFGLQRNVGMGVAPVPPFNLVVGAAYTVDVLGHEPTKVVEQVRERKVAPPAPKLAQVSGTVMDAETHKPVGGVLVAVAGLPPVATDTEAGRFLTYELTPGAVKLLVRKEGYHPLTRELILQPGEKSVVELTLQREARPAQVSVSVASKKKPVTATVALQGPKPAQLAMSESASSPSVAELPAGTYVAVVTAPGYLAQTRTVQVAEGTPLSLAFDLEPEPKKRLVSIKDNKLELLQPLHFADGKALLLPDNDAVLAQVVDVLVRAGNHRVRVEAHTDNQGDKDANLQLSKDRAKAVVSALARAGIDATRLESEGYGDSRPVAPNLTPRGRELNRRVELLILDR